A single region of the Brassica rapa cultivar Chiifu-401-42 chromosome A03, CAAS_Brap_v3.01, whole genome shotgun sequence genome encodes:
- the LOC103861073 gene encoding polygalacturonase QRT3, producing the protein MRLYYFVCSLLLLITFSTKFNEISSLRRDMTKLLEIQEKIQERLAVTPSLPPLSSPSSPFPKMVGRVIYPISYGADPTGGQDSSDAILEALTDAFQLQTELNMLPRVADLGGVVIDLQGGSYKIGKPLRFPSSGGGNLLVKGGTFRASEVFPGDRHLVELVTSMKMSLEDTFSDQKDQNSGIFFEDVTFKDVLFDSSFRGGGILVINSARIRITDCYFLHFTTQGIKVQGGHETYISNTFLGQHSTVGGDKQERQFSGTGIDISSTDNAITDVVIFSAGIGILLNGQANMVTGVHCYNKATWFGGIGILVKAHLTRIDNCYLDYTGIVIEDPVHVHVTNALFLGDANIVLRSVHGRINGVNIVNNMFSGDPKHNFPMVKLEGEFHEVGQVVIDQNNVEGMVLKSTTGRSKVSGNGTRWVADFSNVLLFPNRIEHYQHSFLAQSGQIPASAVTNVSNNVVVVETDRAVTGTVSVIVYQ; encoded by the exons CAAAGCTTCTTGAAATCCAAGAGAAGATCCAAGAAAGACTCGCAGTCACTCCCTCTCTCCCACCAttgtcttctccttcttctccatTTCCCAAAATG GTGGGCAGAGTGATATACCCAATTAGCTACGGAGCTGACCCGACAGGTGGACAAGACAGTAGTGACGCAATACTTGAAGCTTTAACCGATGCTTTTCAGTTACAAACTGAGCTGAACATGCTACCACGTGTTGCTGATCTTGGAGGTGTTGTTATTGATCTCCAAGGTGGCAGTTACAAGATCGGTAAACCTCTCAGGTTCCCTTCCTCCGGTGGCGGAAACCTCCTG GTAAAAGGAGGGACATTCCGGGCATCAGAAGTGTTTCCTGGTGATCGGCATTTGGTCGAACTCGTGACATCAATGAAAATGTCGCTAGAAGATACGTTCTCCGACCAGAAAGACCAAAACTCCGGGATCTTCTTTGAGGATGTCACCTTCAAAGACGTTCTATTCGACTCAAGCTTCAGAGGTGGGGGCATTTTGGTAATCAACTCAGCTCGTATCCGCATAACAGATTGCTACTTCCTCCATTTCACAACACAAGGGATCAAAGTCCAGGGAGGCCACGAGACATACATCTCAAACACTTTCCTAGGACAACATTCAACGGTAGGCGGGGACAAACAAGAAAGACAGTTCTCCGGGACAGGGATCGATATCTCTAGTACCGATAACGCAATAACGGATGTTGTCATTTTCTCTGCCGGGATCGGTATCTTGTTGAATGGGCAGGCCAATATGGTCACAGGCGTGCATTGCTACAATAAGGCTACATGGTTTGGTGGAATCGGCATTCTAGTGAAGGCTCATTTGACGAGGATAGACAATTGTTACCTTGATTACACAGGTATAGTCATTGAAGACCCCGTTCACGTTCATGTCACGAACGCTTTGTTCTTGGGAGATGCGAACATCGTGTTGAGATCGGTGCATGGGAGGATTAACGGTGTGAATATTGTTAATAACATGTTTAGTGGTGATCCTAAACACAATTTCCCGATGGTTAAGCTAGAAGGAGAGTTTCATGAGGTTGGCCAGGTTGTGATTGATCAGAACAATGTGGAAGGGATGGTGTTGAAATCAACGACCGGGAGGTCTAAAGTTTCTGGTAATGGGACGAGATGGGTCGCTgatttttcaaatgttttattaTTCCCTAACCGGATAGAACATTACCAGCATTCGTTTTTGGCTCAATCCGGACAGATTCCTGCGAGTGCGGTGACTAATGTTTCAAACAATGTGGTAGTTGTAGAAACTGATAGAGCTGTAACTGGAACCGTGTCAGTGATTGTTTATCAGTAG